From one Neovison vison isolate M4711 chromosome 1, ASM_NN_V1, whole genome shotgun sequence genomic stretch:
- the LOC122912161 gene encoding double homeobox protein 1-like: MAPTSTSRGSRRRRLLLRPWQKEALQALFQQNRYPGITTRERLARELDIPESRIQVWFQNERSRQLGQSRLGSANSQGEGPSCGQEQPPEDRRKRTAISPSQTSLLLQAFEKNPFPSISTREQLARLTGLPECRIQVWFQNRRARHPGQSRSGPSNDRAANQEGNASGNRSTLAWYPCPSKAIPCLQMTILANQYRRQGPWHPSSAEASSFLEEFLSATEREEDTQPYPSGHLWQEEPPGPLEAPLSEDEFQDLLAMLHDSTWPHA; this comes from the exons ATGGCTCCCACCAGCACATCAAGGG GATCCCGACGGAGGCGGCTTCTTTTGAGGCCGTGGCAGAAAGAGGCTCTGCAAGCGTTGTTCCAGCAGAACCGGTACCCTGGCATCACCACCAGAGAACGACTGGCCCGAGAGCTAGACATTCCAGAGTCCAGGATCCAG GTGTGGTTCCAGAACGAGCGCTCGAGACAGCTCGGGCAGAGCCGATTGGGGTCTGCAAACTCCCAAGGGGAAGGGCCATCGTGTGGACAGGAACAGCCTCCA gaggacaggagaaaacggacagccatttctccatcccaaaccagtctcctccttcaagcctttgagaagaacccatttcctagcatttctaccagagaacagctggccagactcacaggcctcccggaatgccgcattcag gtctggttccagaacagaagagctcggcacccagggcagagcagaagtgGCCCCTCGAATGACCGGGCGGCAAACCAGGAA GGGAATGCCAGCGGCAACAGGAGCACCCTGGCTTGGTACCCGTGCCCTTCCAAGGCTATCCCCTGTCTCCAGATGACAATCCTTGCCAACCAGTACAGGAGGCAGGGCCCTTGG CACCCATCTTCTGCAGAAGCCTCAAGTTTCTTAGAGGAGTTTCtatcagccacagagagggaagaagacacaCAGCCTTATCCGAGTGGGCAtctgtggcaggaggagcctcCGGGACCCTTGGAAGCACCCCTCAGTGAGGACGAGTTTCAGGACCTGCTGGCCATGCTGCACGATTCCACATGGCCTCACGCCTAG